One genomic region from Ptychodera flava strain L36383 chromosome 5, AS_Pfla_20210202, whole genome shotgun sequence encodes:
- the LOC139134065 gene encoding phospholipid-transporting ATPase ABCA1-like, producing MRLSENQVTADIYARFGVDMFKDPLSYEMLRWHLIAMATEGVGIFLLLLIIEYISYNVPDSFRVRKYDSSQDEDDDVKNEEQRVLTGNAKKEFVVLKNLTKIYRTGFQKHTAVNHLSLGIPHGECFGLLGVNGAGKTTTFKMITGDLNPSGGKATLNCNSVGYCPQEDALDDLMTGREHLYCYARIRGIPGADVKIVTKWALKKMKLTGAADKLVRNYSGGMKRKLSTAIALIGKPDVILMDEPTTGMDPKARRVVWDNILSVIADRRSVVFTSHSMEECEALCTRLAIMVSGRFKCLGSPQHVKNKYGQGYTVIIKVDGESPNLRPVQDLISSKFPSANLKERHHSVIQYQIPNKDGTLSTIFKLLEAERKTLKMEDYSVCQTTLDQIFLAFANASAGDIIVNEGAVYDIEEPV from the exons ATGCGACTATCGGAGAACCAGGTCACTGCTGACATCTATGCAAGATTCGGCGTGGACATGTTCAAGGATCCGTTAAGCTATGAGATGCTACGCTGGCATTTGATCGCCATGGCCACTGAGGGCGTTGGTATCTTCCTGCTCCTTCTAATAATTGAATACATCAGTTACAACGTACCAGACAG CTTTAGAGTGAGGAAGTATGACAGTTCACAAGACGAAGACGATGATGTCAAGAATGAAGAGCAACGCGTTCTTACCGGCAATGCGAAGAAAGAATTTGTTGTCTTGAAAAACCTGACTAAG ATCTACCGAACCGGCTTCCAGAAACACACAGCTGTAAACCACCTTTCACTGGGCATTCCACACGGAGAG TGTTTTGGTTTACTTGGAGTCAACGGAGCTGGAAAGACAACCACTTTTAAGATGATAACAGGAGACCTGAACCCATCAGGTGGCAAAGCAACTTTGAACTGTAACAG TGTTGGATACTGCCCGCAAGAGGACGCCCTCGACGATCTGATGACTGGGCGAGAGCATCTTTACTGTTATGCAAGAATCCGAGGCATTCCAGGAGCAGACGTCAAAATTGTTACCAAATGGGCTCTCAAGAAAATGAAACTGACGGGAGCCGCCGACAAACTTGTCCGCAATTACAGTGGAGGAATGAAAAGAAAACTATCAACTGCCATTGCCCTTATCGGCAAACCTGACGTCATACTGATG GACGAGCCTACAACCGGTATGGACCCCAAAGCGAGGCGTGTTGTATGGGATAACATTCTTAGTGTCATTGCAGACCGCAGGTCGGTCGTTTTCACCTCGCACAG TATGGAGGAATGCGAAGCACTCTGTACAAGGTTAGCCATCATGGTGAGCGGCAGGTTCAAGTGCCTTGGCAGCCCTCAACATGTCAAAAACAAATACGGTCAAGGTTACACGGTCATAATCAAAGTCGACGGGGAGTCACCAAATCTCAGACCTGTGCAAGATCTTATCTCATCGAAGTTTCCGTCGGCAAATTTGAAA GAACGTCATCACAGTGTTATTCAGTATCAGATACCAAACAAAGATGGCACTCTTTCCACCATATTTAAACTCCTGGAAGCTGAAAGGAAGACCCTTAAAATGGAAGACTACTCAGTCTGTCAGACGACACTCGATCAG ATCTTTCTTGCATTTGCAAATGCGTCGGCTGGGGATATAATAGTAAACGAAGGCGCAGTATATGACATTGAGGAGCCTGTATAG